From the Leucobacter denitrificans genome, one window contains:
- a CDS encoding DUF2207 domain-containing protein: MANRGKRERSKIAEELFDFSGSDPELLRSGRIPDPHPEHTGLFRWLAEVLGNVEEFLRARGGTSLRMGIRVFWGLIAAVGIFLLVGPIINKPMDFDEVIASAEFKDVEWVAQNASFDYEVSRDDDGNFRTTVREGYTANFVNGAESTVTRRIVTEVHGHDAMFELESATIDGVPADAKVTGRATTTDIVLRPPSGDKFDGTYEIEMVYSLRDLIEDTDDSVTGDAMQQWQWPVFAPSWTQATKGLEVSVALERELDDELLRKPYATVGWLLVSGNVWMEPDEVTDEWVTYSFTNDDSLPPNSDVWLRFDFTDGTFTQPAQTTLFWVQTWGPLIPLAVLLVLMLFALAARWVVWADSAGEPWFVVRNDPPDDLSPTLAAQLLGKPRHAELVSTLAEPTRGHDAAENTHGRKRKSRRRKWSDGARQQLRHSRWLQAVAWAGRRAGRVGNLPSAMRWSTRWAGDTTVVDQGLRWKPDSYVRDTFIFAPIAVTMLQWGILRQLSEQFILLIVWWPFAFVAASTIIAGIAVWAVRKPRPLTRKGALTVQQLKGIDVWARGTRLLDRGPVDDPLLPYAVLTESPRAAGNAVIEQVVQETGERRIVDGWRTQHFLSIPSMLAFVATLALFAGSIVLVSTLPTPYGSNEYLTWPSSVSKGAIWTQTEGFEIEAEISRDDDGAARLEVVERHSVQFTPGGSSVPQFEREWQTSRYGQDLGLVIKSVRVDGAEVKYHTVDGQRTRALATQLSEPLSGVYDVEIRYALTNPSVEVSDGGEGRQQVRWSGLLWFWDDTFYTDGDAIYDGTSPVRPLRVQFTIPPDLVDDVASGGWIGYGDPDNQPYERGSGFHEWEYSNTIYVDGPSGKVGDSTRYELRIGDVAQFGDGALVMTLDADNVKSRVDEWEEGDTSLGAFEVDSELNETFGQHELAINGDLGVTLNFKDDTFTKATAGGLIDYRVSYQLPLMLVIALTVLAIGASVGVFLYLKKRARLPSASVLLTSMGTILLLAVAQSVVFWWVTGTMAGSDVKVGLLIASSLLMWVTVIGQWIVLAATGSTKRTTKNR; encoded by the coding sequence GTGGCGAATAGGGGGAAGCGCGAGCGCAGCAAAATAGCAGAGGAGCTCTTCGATTTTTCGGGCAGCGACCCCGAACTGTTGCGGTCGGGGCGTATACCCGATCCACACCCCGAACACACCGGGTTGTTTCGCTGGCTCGCAGAGGTGCTCGGCAACGTCGAAGAGTTCTTGCGCGCGCGAGGCGGAACCAGCCTGCGCATGGGTATTCGCGTGTTCTGGGGTCTCATCGCGGCAGTCGGAATCTTCTTGCTCGTCGGCCCCATCATCAATAAACCGATGGACTTCGACGAGGTCATTGCGAGTGCCGAGTTCAAAGACGTCGAGTGGGTCGCCCAGAATGCGAGCTTCGACTACGAGGTGAGTCGTGACGACGACGGCAACTTTCGCACTACGGTGCGTGAGGGGTACACCGCGAACTTCGTGAACGGCGCAGAGAGCACGGTGACTAGGCGGATCGTCACCGAGGTTCATGGCCACGACGCAATGTTTGAGCTCGAGTCGGCAACGATCGACGGAGTTCCCGCAGACGCCAAGGTGACGGGCCGGGCGACGACCACAGACATCGTGCTGCGACCGCCAAGCGGCGATAAGTTCGATGGCACCTACGAGATCGAGATGGTGTACAGTCTGCGCGATCTCATCGAAGACACCGACGACAGTGTGACCGGCGACGCGATGCAGCAGTGGCAGTGGCCCGTCTTCGCACCGAGCTGGACCCAGGCAACCAAGGGCCTCGAGGTCTCGGTAGCCCTAGAGCGTGAACTCGACGATGAACTCCTGCGCAAGCCCTACGCGACGGTCGGATGGCTGTTAGTTTCGGGCAACGTCTGGATGGAACCAGACGAGGTCACCGACGAGTGGGTCACCTACTCATTCACGAATGACGACAGTCTCCCACCAAACTCCGATGTCTGGCTGCGCTTCGACTTCACAGATGGCACATTCACGCAGCCCGCACAAACCACGCTGTTCTGGGTGCAAACCTGGGGCCCACTCATCCCGCTCGCTGTGCTCCTCGTGCTCATGCTGTTCGCGCTCGCCGCACGCTGGGTTGTGTGGGCCGACTCGGCGGGTGAGCCGTGGTTCGTGGTGCGCAATGATCCACCCGACGATCTGTCGCCGACGCTCGCCGCGCAACTGCTCGGCAAGCCACGTCACGCTGAGCTTGTGTCGACCCTTGCCGAGCCCACTCGGGGCCACGATGCTGCCGAAAACACCCATGGCAGAAAGCGGAAGTCGCGAAGGCGCAAATGGAGCGACGGTGCACGGCAACAGCTTCGCCATTCGCGGTGGTTGCAAGCGGTCGCCTGGGCGGGTCGCCGCGCGGGCCGCGTTGGCAACCTGCCGTCGGCCATGCGGTGGTCGACACGCTGGGCAGGCGACACCACGGTGGTGGATCAGGGCCTGCGATGGAAGCCTGACAGCTATGTGCGCGACACATTCATCTTCGCGCCGATCGCTGTCACGATGCTGCAGTGGGGCATCCTCCGCCAGCTCTCCGAGCAGTTCATTCTGCTCATCGTGTGGTGGCCGTTCGCGTTCGTCGCTGCGTCAACGATTATCGCCGGCATCGCGGTGTGGGCCGTGCGCAAGCCGAGGCCGCTTACGCGCAAGGGTGCGCTCACGGTGCAGCAGCTGAAAGGTATCGACGTGTGGGCCCGCGGCACGCGCCTGCTCGATCGTGGGCCTGTTGACGATCCACTGTTGCCGTACGCAGTGCTCACCGAGAGCCCGCGAGCTGCTGGCAACGCGGTCATCGAACAGGTTGTGCAAGAGACGGGCGAGCGGCGAATTGTCGACGGTTGGCGCACGCAGCACTTCCTGTCGATTCCGTCGATGCTTGCGTTCGTCGCCACCCTCGCGCTGTTCGCAGGGTCGATCGTGCTCGTCTCGACGCTCCCCACGCCCTACGGCTCGAACGAATACCTTACGTGGCCCTCCTCGGTATCGAAGGGTGCTATCTGGACCCAGACCGAAGGGTTCGAAATCGAGGCTGAGATCTCGCGAGACGATGATGGTGCCGCGCGGCTCGAGGTAGTTGAGCGGCATAGCGTGCAGTTCACGCCGGGTGGATCCTCGGTGCCCCAGTTCGAGCGCGAGTGGCAGACCTCGAGATATGGTCAGGATTTGGGTCTCGTTATCAAGTCGGTGCGCGTCGACGGTGCTGAGGTGAAGTACCACACCGTTGACGGACAGCGCACCCGGGCTTTGGCGACGCAGCTGAGCGAGCCGCTCTCCGGTGTGTATGACGTCGAAATCAGATACGCGCTGACGAATCCGTCTGTCGAGGTGTCAGATGGTGGCGAGGGGCGACAGCAAGTGCGCTGGTCAGGCCTCTTGTGGTTCTGGGATGACACGTTCTACACCGACGGTGACGCGATCTATGACGGGACTTCACCCGTGCGACCCTTGCGGGTGCAGTTCACAATCCCACCTGACCTCGTCGACGACGTCGCGTCTGGCGGGTGGATCGGTTACGGCGACCCCGACAACCAGCCGTATGAGCGTGGCTCCGGCTTCCATGAGTGGGAGTACTCAAACACGATTTACGTTGACGGTCCTTCTGGGAAGGTCGGGGATTCAACCCGCTACGAATTGCGCATCGGTGATGTGGCGCAGTTCGGAGACGGCGCACTCGTGATGACGCTCGACGCCGATAACGTGAAGTCCCGGGTTGATGAGTGGGAGGAAGGCGACACCTCGCTCGGGGCCTTCGAGGTGGATTCTGAGCTAAACGAGACCTTCGGGCAGCACGAGCTCGCGATTAACGGCGACCTCGGAGTCACGCTCAACTTCAAGGATGACACGTTCACGAAAGCTACTGCCGGCGGCCTAATTGATTACCGCGTGAGCTACCAGTTGCCCCTCATGCTTGTGATCGCACTCACCGTCTTGGCAATTGGCGCGTCGGTTGGCGTGTTCCTGTATCTCAAGAAACGCGCCCGCTTGCCGAGCGCCTCAGTGCTGCTCACTTCGATGGGCACGATCCTGCTGCTCGCGGTCGCGCAGTCTGTTGTGTTCTGGTGGGTGACGGGCACGATGGCGGGCAGCGATGTGAAGGTGGGCTTGCTCATTGCATCCAGCCTGCTCATGTGGGTGACCGTCATTGGGCAGTGGATCGTGCTCGCAGCCACCGGTTCGACGAAACGCACGACGAAGAACCGCTAG
- a CDS encoding adenine phosphoribosyltransferase: MGEVKDYPAPGILFRDIMPLLADGPALRTTVDALIEPFLGKFDVIAGLEARGFLLASAAAYASGVGLFPIRKAGKLPRPAASVGYELEYGVAEVEAHNDVPQGSRVLLIDDVLATGGTLIAARQLLRELGYEVAGIAVLFEIDGLGGRSALEDPHLHTVFRS; the protein is encoded by the coding sequence ATCGGAGAAGTGAAAGACTATCCGGCACCCGGCATCCTGTTCCGCGACATCATGCCGCTCCTTGCAGACGGTCCCGCCCTGCGCACGACGGTTGATGCGCTCATCGAACCGTTCCTCGGTAAGTTCGACGTGATTGCTGGCCTTGAGGCCCGCGGCTTTCTGCTCGCAAGCGCGGCGGCCTACGCAAGCGGGGTGGGGCTGTTCCCGATCCGCAAAGCAGGCAAACTACCCCGGCCAGCGGCATCGGTTGGCTACGAACTCGAATACGGTGTGGCTGAAGTTGAGGCCCACAATGACGTGCCACAGGGCAGTCGCGTGTTGCTCATCGACGATGTGCTCGCAACAGGCGGCACCCTCATCGCGGCGCGCCAGCTACTCCGTGAACTCGGCTACGAGGTCGCGGGTATTGCGGTGCTCTTCGAGATCGACGGTCTCGGTGGTAGGTCAGCGCTAGAGGATCCGCACCTGCACACGGTGTTCCGGAGTTAG
- a CDS encoding rhodanese-like domain-containing protein, which yields MNAATDPQPIILDVRTPEEYHAGHLDGAQLVNYLDGEVHEAIPQLDPTADYLVYCKSGGRSGHTVELMQQAGFTSATNLGALEEAAEATGIAVVR from the coding sequence ATGAACGCAGCTACCGATCCACAGCCAATCATTCTTGATGTGCGCACACCCGAGGAGTATCACGCGGGGCACCTTGATGGGGCGCAACTCGTGAATTATCTTGACGGTGAAGTCCACGAGGCAATTCCGCAGCTCGATCCAACTGCCGATTACCTGGTGTACTGCAAGTCGGGTGGGCGTTCGGGTCATACGGTCGAACTTATGCAGCAGGCCGGATTCACGAGCGCGACAAACCTCGGTGCGCTCGAAGAGGCCGCGGAGGCCACAGGCATCGCCGTCGTTCGGTAG
- the trxA gene encoding thioredoxin, with product MASKELTLDSFATTVGTEGIVLVDFWADWCGPCKAFAPVFESASETHEDIVFGKVDTEAEQQLAASFQITSIPTLMVFRDGILVYSQPGALAGPQLEQLVQGARDLDMDDVRKQVAEQQAAAKQAANEQSAE from the coding sequence GTGGCATCCAAAGAACTCACGCTCGATAGCTTCGCTACGACGGTAGGCACCGAGGGAATCGTCCTCGTTGATTTCTGGGCCGACTGGTGTGGACCGTGTAAGGCCTTCGCGCCGGTGTTTGAGTCAGCATCTGAAACGCACGAAGACATCGTCTTCGGCAAGGTAGACACTGAAGCAGAGCAGCAGCTCGCCGCAAGCTTTCAAATCACTTCGATCCCCACGCTCATGGTCTTCCGCGACGGTATTCTGGTTTACTCGCAGCCGGGTGCGCTCGCAGGACCCCAGCTCGAGCAGCTCGTGCAGGGCGCACGCGATCTCGACATGGACGATGTGCGCAAGCAGGTCGCCGAGCAGCAGGCCGCTGCAAAACAGGCCGCAAACGAGCAGTCGGCAGAATAG
- a CDS encoding exodeoxyribonuclease III produces MRIATWNVNSIRTRFGRVVDWLQREDIDVLAMQEIKCRPDQFPIEAFEQAGYQLEIHGLNQWNGVAFASRHEMSDVERSFEGMPGFGKPIKGQEEAQGLGPNGLPLEARALGLTVGDLRLWNLYVPNGRSLDDPHLEYKLEWLTQLKNNVDTWLGEDPELALALMGDWNIAPLDSDMGDPSFVPGHSTHISPVERAAFDAFAPYLDDVVRPIVPDGYTFWDYKAGRFPKNEGMRIDFILGSQAFADTVTDASIHRDERKGDAPSDHVPVVVDIDPSLLGGTFEDEYDRPMVF; encoded by the coding sequence ATGCGCATCGCGACTTGGAATGTGAACTCGATCCGCACTCGATTTGGCCGCGTGGTTGACTGGCTGCAGCGCGAAGACATCGATGTGCTTGCAATGCAGGAGATTAAGTGTCGCCCCGACCAGTTCCCCATCGAAGCATTCGAACAGGCGGGGTATCAACTCGAGATTCACGGTCTCAATCAGTGGAACGGGGTCGCGTTTGCGAGCCGACACGAGATGAGTGATGTCGAGCGCAGCTTTGAGGGTATGCCGGGATTCGGCAAGCCCATCAAAGGTCAAGAAGAAGCTCAGGGCCTCGGCCCGAACGGGCTGCCGCTTGAAGCGCGCGCACTTGGACTCACCGTTGGCGACCTGAGGTTGTGGAACCTGTACGTTCCGAACGGGCGTTCCCTCGACGATCCACATCTTGAATACAAGCTTGAGTGGCTGACGCAGCTTAAGAACAACGTCGATACCTGGCTTGGAGAGGACCCAGAACTCGCGCTTGCACTCATGGGCGACTGGAACATAGCCCCGCTCGACTCCGACATGGGTGATCCGAGCTTTGTTCCGGGACACTCAACCCATATTTCGCCGGTTGAGCGCGCTGCGTTCGACGCGTTCGCACCCTATCTCGACGATGTTGTGCGACCCATCGTTCCCGACGGATACACGTTCTGGGACTACAAGGCAGGTCGCTTTCCGAAGAACGAGGGCATGCGCATCGACTTCATACTTGGATCGCAAGCGTTCGCCGATACCGTCACGGACGCGAGTATTCACCGCGATGAGCGCAAGGGTGACGCGCCGAGCGATCATGTGCCCGTAGTTGTCGACATCGACCCATCGCTCCTCGGCGGAACGTTCGAGGACGAGTACGACCGTCCCATGGTGTTCTAA